In Asticcacaulis sp. SL142, the sequence GAGCGACAGCCCCTGCTGATTATCGATAATGTGCTGAAAAACCCGCAGGGTGTTCTGGCACTGGCCACCCAAAGCCCGTTCACCCGGCCCGACAACTCTGCCTATCCGGGGCTGAACGCACCCATGCCGGAGGCTTACGGTCAGGCCCTGGCCATGGCCCTGCAACCCATTCTGCATCAGGGGTTTGGATTGCCCAAATCGGCCCCCCTGCAATTCCATAGCTTTATGGCGCTGGCGACCCTGGCCGCCTCATAACTCAAACCCTATCAGCGCATCCCGCACTTCGATTCGACTGATCCGTTCCGGCTGGCGGTTGTGCATTATTTTTGCGATGGCCCTCACGGCGGAACCGGCTTTTTCCGACAGCGCGCCACCGGCTTTGAAACGGTGAGCCCAAATTCAGATGAGCCCGTTCGACCAGCACGCCGCAGACGACCTGAGACGTGGCGTGCCCGATCATTATACCAGCGCCCAAACCCCGGCCTATGAGATGATTGCCGCCGTCGACGCCGCCTTTGATCGCCTGATTGTCTATCGCAATAATTGCCTGCACTCGGCCCTGCTCGGCGGCAGCCCATTGACCGATGATCCGCGCACCGGGCGCCTTACGGTCAATACTTTTATTTCACCCGCCTGATGCATCATCGCAAAATCAAGCAAGCGTAATTACATTTTGACACATTTGTCAAAATATTCGCGGCGGGCTTATTTTGATATTCAATTAATGCCGAAAACAGGCTTTTGGGTACAAAAAGTAAGGGCCTGTCTGAGGGGGATAATCTCTGACAGGCCCTTCTTTGTTATGCAGGCGTTTCCTCCCCGAAACGCCGGGAACCGACTTTCCTCTTCGGGGGAAAGTTCCGTTCTCTTGAGACCGACAAAACAGTTTTTCGGCGACGGTGTCAATAGATTTTATAACATTATGTCAAAAATAAAGTGGCCTTTTCAGGCCTGCGACATAATTACAACGCGTAACATCGTTACGCAGTGAATACTGCGCAGCATTTGACAACGCTGTCAAAGAATTTACGAAGATTTAATAATGGTTTTCAAATGGTTAATGGCGTCCTGACGCGGCAGGGTGACCTGCCCCGGACGCCCCTCGCGCCAGGCTTTGTTATCTGAAATTTCCGCAGCCATTTCGCGCCCAAGATCAAGATCTTTGATGGTAACCGTACCATTAGCCAACTCGTCGCCGCCAATCATGGCAACCGCCGGGGATAAGCGCCGGTCAGCATATTTCATCTGCGCCTTCATGCCCGACCGGCCCAGATAAACTTCCGCCGGAATGCCTGCCGCGCGGATTTCTGACGCCAGTTTGAAATATTCGCCCATGTCCGAATCAGAAAAGGCAATGATCACCACCGGCCCGCGCACAGGGGCGGCTTTCCCGCCTTCGGTCAGAGCCAGAGCCGCCGCCAGACGCGACACACCGAACGAGAATCCGGTCGCAGGAACCTTCTCGCCGGTAAAGCGGGCCACCAGATCGTCGTAGCGACCACCGCCACCGACCGAGCCGAATTTAACCAGTTCACCCTTTTCATCGCGGGTTTCCAGCAACAGTTCGGCTTCGAATACCGCACCGGTGTAATATTCCAGACCGCGCACAATCGACGGATCGAAGATGGCATCCGCTTCGCTGACACCTAAACCGTTCAGGGTCGCCCCAATGCGGCTGAGATCATCCAGCCCGGCCATACCTTCGGGTGAATTGGCCAGAACGGCCGCCAGTCGATCCAGCACCACGGAACGCTCCGCGTTACCCGCCGCCACGAAAGCCAGCACCGCGGCGATGGCAGCATCGCTTAGGTTAGCGCCCTTAGTGAAGTCGCCTGACTCATCCTTGCGCCCACCGCCCAGCAGCAGTTCAACGCCGGTCATCCCTAGCCGGTCGAGCTTATCAATAGCGCGCAACACACCCATCTGTTGCCCCGCATCAACCACGCCCAGACTGGTCAGCAGGCCGTTCAGCAGCTTACGATTATTGATCTTAAGCACCGTCGATCCGGCGGGCAGACCGGCGGCCTTGAAACCGGCCACGGCCAGAGCGATGATTTCAGCATCGGCTTCGGGGCGATCAGTACCTACGGTATCGGCATCGCACTGCACAAACTCACGCAGACGGCCCGGCCCCGGCTTTTCATTGCGCCACACCGGCCCGAAGGCATAGCGGCGGAAGGGCTTGGGCAGGCTGTCCCAATTTTGAGCGGCAAAGCGTGCCAGCGGGGCTGTGTGGTCATAGCGCAGCGCCATCCACTGCTCATCATCATCCTCAACCGCGAACACGCCGACATTGGGACGGTCGGCGTCGGGCAGGAATTTACCCAAGGCATCGGCATATTCAAAGGCCGAGGTTTGCAGGGCCTCAAAGCCAAAATCCTCATAGACCTTAGACACCGCCGTGATCAGACGACGCTCGGCCGCAATCTGGGATGCGCGCTTATCAGCAAACCCACGCGGGGCGCGGGCTTCAGGACGGAAATCTTTGGTGTTGGGGGCGTTATCGGTCATGGTGTGGCGATAGAACATCCGGCCCCAAGAGACAAGTTTTTTCAAACCCCTGTCTGAGGCATCGCCATAATAACTATCGTCAAACGTGCGGTTTGTAAAATCAACCGACATAAGCTGAGCGTATTCGCGTGTTAAGTCGCTTAACGAAACCTGCCGTGGCGGGCGGAACTTATAATGGCAACCTTACAAAACGCGGCCTATCCATAGTTCCTAAAAAACTGAAGTGTGTGCGCCCGTTGCCTTACGGGGGCCGTCTAATGAGGCAATAGACTTATGGCGTCGAAATTTTTCCGTAAAGACAACAAAGCCCTGATGATCGGGCTTGGGGTTTTGGTTCTGGTTATGGCTGGATGGGGCCTTAAGGCTGCTTTCTTTTCAAAGCCCAAGGCCGCACCGGTCATATCGGCCCCGGCCCAGATGGGAGACATCGAAAAGACGGTACTGGCGACCGGATCGCTGGAGCCCTACACCCTGGTCAGCGTCGGGGCCCAGACCTCCGGGCGGGTGACTTCCCTTAAGGTTGAACTGGGGGATCAGGTTAAAAAAGGCGCCCTGATTGCCGAGATTGATTCGGCCACCCAAAACAACGCCCTGCAAACGGCGCTAGCCAATATCAACAATGTCCGCGCCCAGCGCGCCGAAGGTGAAGCGCGGTTAGCCGCTGCCAAACTCAACTATGACCGTCAGGCCACGCTTTATAAGGCCGATGCGGGCTCGAAAGCCGATTTCGAGACGGCCGAGACCGAATATAAAAGCGCTCAGGCCAGCCTGAAAGCCATCGACGCCCAGATCGCCTCGGCGGAAGTGTCGCGCAACACCGCCGAAGTTAATCTCGGCTATACCCGTATCACCGCCCCGATTGACGGCACCGTTCTGGCCATCGTCACTAAGGAAGGCCAGACCATCAACGCCAACCAGACGACTCCGACCATCGTTAAAATGGGCCAGCTCGACCGCATGACCATAAAGGCCGAAATTTCCGAGGCCGATGTCATCAATGTCCGCGAAGGTATGGAGGTCTATTTCACCACCCTGGGCGATTCGCGCAGGCGCTATAAGGCCACGCTGCGCTCGATCGCACCTGCGCCGGATTCGATCAAGGAAAGCGACAGCGTCGATACCTCGACCGCCTCCAACGCCATCTATTATTA encodes:
- the hisS gene encoding histidine--tRNA ligase encodes the protein MFYRHTMTDNAPNTKDFRPEARAPRGFADKRASQIAAERRLITAVSKVYEDFGFEALQTSAFEYADALGKFLPDADRPNVGVFAVEDDDEQWMALRYDHTAPLARFAAQNWDSLPKPFRRYAFGPVWRNEKPGPGRLREFVQCDADTVGTDRPEADAEIIALAVAGFKAAGLPAGSTVLKINNRKLLNGLLTSLGVVDAGQQMGVLRAIDKLDRLGMTGVELLLGGGRKDESGDFTKGANLSDAAIAAVLAFVAAGNAERSVVLDRLAAVLANSPEGMAGLDDLSRIGATLNGLGVSEADAIFDPSIVRGLEYYTGAVFEAELLLETRDEKGELVKFGSVGGGGRYDDLVARFTGEKVPATGFSFGVSRLAAALALTEGGKAAPVRGPVVIIAFSDSDMGEYFKLASEIRAAGIPAEVYLGRSGMKAQMKYADRRLSPAVAMIGGDELANGTVTIKDLDLGREMAAEISDNKAWREGRPGQVTLPRQDAINHLKTIIKSS
- a CDS encoding efflux RND transporter periplasmic adaptor subunit; its protein translation is MASKFFRKDNKALMIGLGVLVLVMAGWGLKAAFFSKPKAAPVISAPAQMGDIEKTVLATGSLEPYTLVSVGAQTSGRVTSLKVELGDQVKKGALIAEIDSATQNNALQTALANINNVRAQRAEGEARLAAAKLNYDRQATLYKADAGSKADFETAETEYKSAQASLKAIDAQIASAEVSRNTAEVNLGYTRITAPIDGTVLAIVTKEGQTINANQTTPTIVKMGQLDRMTIKAEISEADVINVREGMEVYFTTLGDSRRRYKATLRSIAPAPDSIKESDSVDTSTASNAIYYYGIFDVDNADGALRTFMTANVTIVLGSAKNVLTIPSTALGKPDRDGNYTVQVLGADEKITPRKITIGLNDGNNVEVKSGLKAGEKVVTAQAASGPSDTSQRMRRGPQGGL
- a CDS encoding DUF6445 family protein, giving the protein MSPFDQHAADDLRRGVPDHYTSAQTPAYEMIAAVDAAFDRLIVYRNNCLHSALLGGSPLTDDPRTGRLTVNTFISPA